From the genome of Hymenobacter gelipurpurascens:
TTCTGCGGATGCCGGAGGAAGTGGTGCCCGAAGAAATCAAAACCTACTTTAAAGACTGCTACGACCACGCCATTCAGGCCATGGACCTGGCCGAGAGCTACCGCGAATCCGTCAGCAGCCTCGTGGATCTGTTCCTGTCGGACCAGAGCAACCGCATGAACGAGGTGATGAAAGTGCTGACCATCATCAGCAGCATCTTTATCCCGCTCAGCTTCGTGGTAGGCCTCTACGGCATGAACTTCCAGCGCGAAGCCCCCGACGGCAGCATCAACCACCTGAACATGCCGGAGCTCTACAGCCCCTGGGGCTACCCGGTTCTGCTCGCCATTCTGGGCATTATCGTCATGTTTCAGCTGATTTATTTCTACCGAAAAGGCTGGCTGACGAATCGGTGATGAAGGAATGAGGTGGCCTCGGCCTGTCATTGCGAGCGGAGCGAAGCAATTTTTCCTTGTCGTATGCAATACTTCTGCCGAAACTACAAAGCCCTTACTACCACGTGGTAGTAAAGGCTTTTGAACAAGCCAGCCGTAGGCGCGACTGGAAAGAAAGAATGCTTCGACACTGGCTTGATGCGCCACATGCTCGCAATGACAGCTCCAGGCCGCTCAGTGACAGGCCTAGGCCACTCGCACGTCGACCCCATCATTTCACCATCTTACTATCTCACCTTTTAATCCAGCTTGAGATCGGTGCGGCGCAGCTCAGAACCTACCACTCGGAACAGGTGGTAGGTGGCCGTGGGCAGGTTGTAGTCGAGTGCAATTTGCGGCACCGTGCTGTCGAAGGGCTGACCGCCTAGCAGGCGCAGCTTGGCATCGTAGAGGTACGCTTTGCTAGGGCCCTGCTCCGTAATGGCGTATACCTGCCGGCCAGCCCCAAAGTTGAAATACTGCACCTGTTTGGGGGCCGATGTGATGAAAGTCTGGCTGAGCAGCTGCCGGCCTGTGGCATCAAACAGCGCGAGGCGGCCTCCCTCCTCACGCACCACCACGTAGGTACGCTGCTCCTGATCAGGCACCAAATGAAACACAGAGTTGCGGCTCCAGGTAGCAATGCGGCCTCTTGCCACAATGTCGCCACTCAGGTTGAAGCTCACTCGCTCGCCGTGCTGCGTAACCACCGTCAGGCGGGTGCGGCGCAACGATGAGCCGGTTTCTACCAGTGCTTTGCTCTGCATGCGGGCGCCCACACTTATCGGGAAGCCCGGGTACACCCCACCCGCTTGGTTGTAGGCGTAGATGTAGCCGTTTTCCAGCAGCACCACAATTACATCGAGGCCGTTTACGGTGAGATAGTGCGGGGGCGCGGCCAGCCGGAACTCCAGTTGCCGGGGCTGCCAGCCAGTAAAAATCCGCCCCTGGGTGTTGTAGAGAAACAGATTGCTGCCACTGCCAGCCACCAACAAGCGCTGCGGCTGGTTTCCGCCCGGCGGCGATACGGTGAGAGAAGTGGCCTGCAAGGTATCGGGCAGGTTGAACGGGAAGTTTGGCAGCGGTTTTCCCTGGCTATTGTAGCCAAACAGCTGCGTTGCACTGGCCACCAGGAAGCCCGTGGCGCCTGGCATCCGGTACGGACTGCCCACTAACGGCCCCGGCAAGGTATCCGACCAGGCTACCACGTTATCGGGGGTGATGTAATGAAGGACGTGGGCGGTGTCCTGCACCAATACGCCGGGTAGCTTGGCTCCCCCCACCGTTACCAGTGTTGGCGAAGTTTGCAGAGGCGTTTTGAAGGTTAGTAAGCTGCCAGTTCCATCCTGGTTTTGCGGGCGCGCTACGGCCGGCCCCTCGGCGGGGTGGCGCAACACGAAGTGCGTGAAATATTGCGCGCCAGCCTCGGCCTCGTTGGCAGCAGGCACCCATTGCATGGCTACCTGCGGGAAGCGCTTAAACAGACTCTCGTTGCGCAGGAGGCCGGCCCGGCGCTCTTCCACCAGGCCACGCAGCAGCACGTTCCAGGCATTGCCCATATCCAGCAATATGCTCAGGCGGGCCATTGGCTGGGTATCCTGCAGAAAGGCCACCTGCGTGGGGGAGCGACTCCAGACCTCGCCGGCGGCTACACTTTGCAGCCATTGGCGTACCACTTCATCATTCTCGCCAAACGCCACGTAGTTACCGACCTGCGCCACTACCGGCTGCGGAAAATTCTGGAACAGCGGCCCTAGCAAGCGGTGCGGCAGTTCCGGCACCTGCATCTGATATTGCTGATAGGGTCCCACCCGCTCAAACGAAGGCGAAGTGCCCGTGGCACGCCGCAACTGGCCTAGCAGGATGCTCAGCCGGGCTGGGTCGGAGCACCAGGCCAGGGCGAGCTTTCCGGGGCGCTGCCGCGCCGATGATGTACCGAGATAGCAAAGTGCTACTTCCTGCCGCAATAGTGTGGCTATGCTATCCAGAAGCGGCCCGGTGGCAGCCGCCAGGGTATCGGGAGTGGCCGGCGCCTTGCCGCGCAGGGCGGTAGCCTGGCCTAGGCCAAAATGAACCAGCAGAGCCGTTTTCATCGGCACCACTTCCGCCATGCTCAGGCGTTGGGCGGGCTGCCCGCGCAAGCGCTGGTGCAGGCCATTGCGGGCCGTTTCTACGTTTGCGAAGCCATCAAATACTACTTTATTTCCGGCCAGCTTCATCTGCACCAGCTCGTTTTTGGCCAAGCTGGTGATTTCGGCGAGGTCGGCGCCCAGGTCTTGGCGGAAGAACACGCTCAGCAGCTGCGGTAAGCGGCGCTGGTTGAGCAGCAGCGTCGCATCTACATCCTTCAGGCGGAAATAGTCAGTACTCTGAAAGTCGGCGGCTACGGTTGGCTGGCCGGGGTGCTCCAGACGCAGCGCTACGGCTTCTACCAGCGCCGGATTGGCACTGATGAGCAGATGGTTGCGGTAATTCAGAACCGTGAGGCCTTCACCGGTACTGCGCTGCCGCACTTGGGTGAGCTGCTGATCATGAAACTCCCGGGTTGTGACCTCGAAACGTTTGTCGCGGCCCAGCCCTTCCACCAGATTGCGTATCAGCCGGTACTCGCGCACGCTGCTGATGGGCACCTGAAATAAAATATCGAACTGGCCGGGCCCCGTAACGTGTACTGAGGTAAACACGCGCTTACGGCCCAAAAAGCGCAATACTACCTCGCGGCCACCGACTACGCTGTCGGCCAGGGCCAGATTGTCTTCTACCTGCTGGAAATAGCGCACCGCCGTGAGGTTGTCCCAGAGCTGGGTTTCCTTGAGGTGACGCACTAGCGTCGGATGGTCGCGGGTGGCCGTTACCAGCACGGCATCGTCGGGTACCAGCGCCCACGGGTCCACGGGCACCTGCGCCTCGCGGTGGCGATAGTACACGTAGGAACCCAGTGCCGTAAGCAGCAGCAGACCTGTCAGAAACACCAGTACTCGTTGCGACATGCAGGATTCCGGGAAGTGCGGGGGGCAAAAATAGGGATTCGTGGCGTTTAGCAGGCATACATGGCTGCCAGCATCTATACGGCAGCGCCCCGCCCTGAGTATGTCCCGCTAGGCCACTCGCCTGTAGGCGGCCCGGCTACAGGCGCTGGCTGCACCTAAGAGGGCTTTTCTTTTCTATCTTCCGGCCCTGAAACACTCCCTACTCTTCCTGTATGTCTGAAAAACAAGGCCATTTCCAGCGGGCCATTACGCTGTTTGACGCCGTCATGATTGTAACCGGCAGCATGATTGGCTCCGGTATCTTCATTGTGTCGGCGGGCATTGCCAAGCTAGTCGGTTCGGCGGGCTGGCTGCTGGTAGTTTGGCTGATTACAGGCTTTATCACGCTGGCTGGCGCCGTGAGCTACGGCGAGCTATCCTCTATGTTTCCGAAGGTAGGAGGCCAGTACGTGTACCTGCGAGAGGCCTACAACAAGCTGGTGGCGTTTCTCTACGGCTGGACGCTGTTCCTTGTGATACAGACCGGCGTAATTGCGGCCGTAGCGGTGGCCTTCGCCCGTTTCACGGGGGTTTTGCTGCCGTGGTTCAGCGAAAAGAATGTGCTGTTTAGTGTGGGCTCGTTTGAGTTTAGCACGGTACAGCTTCTGGCTATTGCGCTGCTGGTGGTGCTCACCTACATCAACTCCCGGGGTGTGCGCAGCGGCAAGCTGATTTCCAACATCTTCGGCAGCACCAAACTGGTGGCATTGGGCCTGCTGATTTTGGGTGGTCTGGCACTGGGCATCAACCAGGAAGCTATGAGCCTAAACTTCCAGGACATGTGGCAAGCGGCCAGCTTCGATAAGCTAGGCCAGTCTACCCCCCTGAGCACCTCGGCGCTTATCACGGCCATTGGCCTGGCCATGACCGGCTCCCTGTTCAGCTCCGATGCCTGGAACAACATTGGCTTCTCCGGCGACGAAATTGTGAAGCCCGAGCGCACTATTGTGCTGAGCATGGCCCTGGGCACGGCCATCGTGACGGCGCTTTACATCCTCATTAACATTGTGTACCTGCTGGTATTGCCCCTGAAAGGCGACCCCGAGGCAACTACCGTCATGGGCCGCGGCATTATGTATGCCACCAATGAGCGGGTAGCTACAGCCGTAGCGGAAAGCATTCTAGGCCAGGTTGGTGCCTACGTAATGGCTATCCTGATCATGATCAGCACGTTCAGCGCCGACAATAGCATTCTGCTCTCCGGCGCGCGCGCCTACTACGCCATGGCCGCCGATGGCCTGTTTTTCCCCGGTATGGCCCGCCTTAACAAAGCTGGCGTGCCCGGCGTGGCCCTGTGGGCCCAGTGCGCGTGGGCCAGCCTGCTCTGTCTCTCCGGTTCCTACGGCGACCTGCTCAACTACGTCATGTTCTCCGTGATTCTGTTTTACGTCATCACTATCATCGGCATTTTTGTGCTGCGCCGCACCCGCCCCGATGCGCCGCGGCCCTACCGTGCGTTTGGCTACCCCATTATCCCGCTGCTGTACGTCATCCTGGCCTCGGCCTTCTGCTTCATTCTGCTCACTGACCCCGAGAACTCCAAGTTTGCCCTGCGTGGCCTAGGCCTAGTGGCTGTGGGTGTACCGGTGTACTACCTGTTCGGGAAGCGTTTTGCACCACGCCAGCCGGAGAAAGTAGCCTAGCACAGTTGCGCTTACCGCTTGAATTCAAACACAAAAAGCCCCGCCGAACTCATTCGGCGGGGCTTTTTGCTGATACTGCGCAACGCTAGGCCACTAGCTTAGCGCCGACGGCGCTTACCCGCATTTTCGTCGGGTATCAGCGTTACGTTGAGGGGCTGCGCACCGCGGGCGCGCATTTCCTGGTCCTGATATCCACCGTAGCCATACACCAGCGTGTTGTCGCCGGCAGGTACTTCCATCGTGTAGTTACCGTTGGCATCCGTTCCGACGGCTTTCTTGGATCCTTTCAGGAGCACGGTAGCACCAGCCATGGGGCGGCCATTTTCGTTGAGAATGCGGCCGGATATGGTGACGGTGGTAGGGGCAGCAGGCTCCGCAACCACGGCGGCCGGTACTGGCTCCACTTCCACTTCACTGGTCGCTATTTCGGGGGCTACCGGCGCTACGGTGCGCTTGGCGGCTTCGCGCGCGGCGGCAGCTTTGGCTGCGGCGGCGACTTTCAGCTCAGCAGCCGTTTTGGGAGCTTCTTTCTCCTCCTCCACTTCTTCCTCGGCCACTACGGTGGCGGCCTGCGGCGCTTCGTCGGTTGGCCTAGAGGCCGTTACGGTGGCAGAGCCTAGCTCCATACTGGGCATTACATTGATAATCTGCTCCGTAGCCTTGGCCGGCAGCAGCGCGTAGCCCATGCCTACTACCAGCACAATAGTGCCCACAATGATACCCAGACGACGATTTCCGGAGGAGAGGTTTTCTTCCTCCTCCTGCATCAGCTCGGGGGTTAGTTCTTCGTTTTCAACTGGGGTAGTAGTGTTCTCATTCATACAGGGTTGCAGTAAAGAAGGGGGAATTAGGCAGAAAAGAGGCGGGGCCAAAAGAGGCGAGAAACAGCACTGAAACCGCAAAATGACCGGTAGGCCCTTCTGCGGTTCCTAAAGATATATAGCAACGTTCCTAAAATCCTAATCTGGCTTTGCATCCTACCGTAGGCCACCCTCTTTCCGTATTTGAGAACATAAAAAAGCCCCGTTCTTTCCAGAACGGGGCGCATTTCTCAGGCAGAGAAAACTTAGTCTTCTACCGGCTTAGCGGGCCCACTGGGTGCAGATTCGCCAAACTTCTGGTCGCGGGTACGCAACTGATGGTCGAGCTCTACGCTGCCTTCGGTGCCGAAGCCAGGGCCGCTGTTCTGCTCGCCGGCATCGTCGTGCTCATTACCTCCCTGGGGCACGCCTTCACCTCCGTTTATGTGCAGGTTTTCGAGCTGATCTTTCTGATCGGAGCGCTGGGTGAAGCCGCCCGCACCCTGGTTGCGGTGCGCCGATGAGTCGTCGCTTTGTTTGCCGTTGCTGAGCAGCTCTTTGTATTCCTGCTCTTTCTTCAACTGCTCGTTTTGAGGCACAGCATCCTGGTCGTGTACCGCTGATTTATCGGCGTTCTTATCGTCATTAGCCATAGTGGCGGGGTTTTGGGGTGTGAAGTTCTGCATACAGGTGTACGTGCGGCAGCTTGGTTAGTTGGGCATAAATGCCCAACCAGATCGGTATGTCAACACCAGAATTCTGTCATTTTCAGGTTAAAAAAGCGCTCAGCCTGCGCATCCTACTGTGGCGCTTTGTGCGTAGGTGCTGTGGCGGTAGGCCTCGCCGGTCAGATGCTTTTTTCTTTCACCTTTGTGCCGTGGCTTTTCCACGCTCTTTCTATGCACCTGGTCATTATCGGCAATGGCATCACGGGCGTTACGTGCGCCCTCACGGTGCGCCGCCTCCACCCCGACGCCCGCATTACGCTCGTTTCCGACGAAAGCCCCTACCATATTTCGCGGCCCGCCCTGATGTATACCTACATGGGCCACATACGCCCCCAGGACCTGAAACCCTACGGCGACTGGTTCTGGCCAGAAAACAGCCTGGAACTGGTGCAGGCCACCGCCACGCACATAGAGGCCGAGCACCATCTGGTACACCTGAGCACCGGCGCCCCCCTAGCCTACGACAAGCTGCTGGTGGCTACCGGCTCCGTAAGCCGCTTCGAGAGATGGCCCGGCCAGGAGCTGCAGGGCGTGCAGGGTTTATATGGTCTACAGGACCTGGAACGCATGCACCGCGAAACTCACGGCGTAGGCCAGGCAGTAGTAGTGGGTGGCGGCCTGATTGGCGTGGAGCTGGCCGAGATGCTGCACTCCCGCGGCATTGCCGTCACCATGCTCGTGCGCGACACGCACTATTGGGGCTCGGTACTGCCGCCCGAAGAAGCAGCACTCGTGAACCGCCAGCTACAGGCCCATCACATACACATGCACTACAGCACAGAGTTGGCTGAAATACTCGGCGACTCTGCAGGCCGCGTGCGGGCCGTGCGCACCACCGATGGCCGGGAAATCGCCTGCCAGTGGGTAGGCTTGGCCACGGGCGTAACCCCCAACCTTTCACTGGCTCAGGCCTCGGGCCTGGAAACGGCACGCGGCATTCTGGTGAACGAGCATCTGCAAACCAATCAGCCCGATGTATACGCCGCCGGCGACTGCGCCCAACACCGCCAGACTGGCCTAGGCCAGGTACCCGTAGAGCAATTGTGGTATACCGGACGGCAGCAGGGTGAGACAGTGGCCTACGCCATTTGCGGGCAGCCCCAGGCTTACCAGCGTGGGGTGTGGTTCAACTCGGCCAAGTTCTTTCAGCTCGAATACCAAACCTACGGCCAGGTGCCTGCGCGCACGCCCTCAGGAACACACTCTTTCTGCTGGCAGCACCCCAACGGGCAACTCCTGCTGCGCATAAACTTCTGGGCTGATGACAACCACGCGGTTACGGGCATGAATACGCTGGGCATCCGGCAGCGCCACGATGTCTGGGACCAGTGGCTGCGCCAGGGTACGCCCGTCACGCAGGTACTGGCCGAGCTGGGCGCTGCCAACTTCGACCCGGAGTTTTTCCAACAGCATGAGGCCGCTATTGTAGGCCAGTTCAACGAGCAGTTTCCGCAGCACCCGGTGGCCCTCAAGCGCCGGAAAGGGCTGTTTTCATTCGGCGCGTAAGGTCTCTGCCACAAAAATCTGTTTCGCCAGGCAGCTTACCAGCAACTTCCGCTCGTATCTTCTGCTTTTCTACATCCCGATTCTTTCTTCCGAAGCACATGGATTTTTCCAAACTATATCGTCTCAACGCCCTCAACAGCTTTCAATACATTGCCTTGGTGGGCGTGGTCATGAGTGCTGGTGCTCAACTGGTTATCAACCTACTCAACCAACCAGAGCCGAAGGGCTATAACTGGCTGTACCTGTGCTGGTTTGTGCTGTATGTGCTGGGCTCATTGCTGAATCTGTTTGGCAAGCCTAATGATGGGCATCACCACCATCATCACTAAGCTGGCAGTGGCCTACAGCTGGCCACCTGCCTCATTTATTGCACGTTGCTGGCGCTAGGCCAGTGCCGCCCCTACTTGGTTTGCTCCTTCGTCAGCTATGCTTCCTTCGCTTTCCCTGCCCACTCCACCGCTGCCCACGGTATCTGCCACCGAAAAGCTCCTGCTGACGATCATCGGGCTGGGACTTTTGGCACTGCTGCCCGCCACCTTCGCCGCCGATGCCTGGCTGGCCCAAATGAGCCTCTACGCGGCTATGACCTTGGTAAGCATGGGCACCTTGTTGTGGGCAGCGCGCAAATTTGCGGGCAAGCCTGCCGGGGTGCAGCAGGATAATCTGTGGCTGCGCAGTAGCACCAGCCGGGGTGCCGTGGCCTGGCTCACGGCGGTGGTGCTCACGGGCTTTTATGTGCTGCTGTACTGGTTCAGCAGCCCCGATGAACAGGGAAATTTTGGGTTTCTCAATAGCCTGGTGCATTCCCTCGATCCGCTCAGCCAGGCCATTCGGCAGCGTCCCTCCGACCAGTGGTTTCTCTACGGCACGTTCTATACGCTGGCCATTCTGCTGATGGGCGGCCGCGCCCTCTGGAAGTACCGGCACTCACCGTATCAACGCATCCGGACGGCCTCGGTCATGTTCTTTCAGTTGGGGTTTGCCTGGCTATTGCCGGGTGTGCTGCTGGCTTTTCAGCGGCCCGAGTATTACTTCAGCTACTTCTGGCCCCTGAAATACGACTACCTGTTTCCGGGTACCGTGGGCTATCTGCTGAAGGATGGGGGCCCTGGCCTGGGCGTGTTTATGGTGTTCTGGGGCGCGGTCATGTCGTTTGTCGGCACGCCCATTCTCACCTATTTCTTCGGGAAGCGCTGGTACTGCTCCTGGGTGTGTGGCTGCGGTGGCTTGGCCGAAACCGCCGGCGACCCCTACCGCCACCTCTCCGACAAAAGCCGCGAAGCCTGGCGCTGGGAGGTTCGCATCATCTACCCCATCCTGGCCTTTATCGTGCTCGTAACGGTGCTGTTGTGGCTGGGGGTAGCCGGGACGTTGCCGGCCTGGTTCACCACGGTCCAACCTTCCTCCATCACCCTGTTCAGCAACCTGAGCCCGGTAGACGCGCTCAGCAAGTTCTACGGGTTTGCCATTGGGGCCGTGTTTTCGGGCGTAGTTGGGGTGGGCTTCTACCCCCTGATGGGCAGCCGCGTGTGGTGCCGCTTCGGGTGCCCGATGGCCGCTTACCTAGGCATCTTGCAGAAATATCTCTCGCGCTTCCGCATCACCACCAACGGCGCCCAATGCATCAGCTGCGGCAATTGCTCCAACGTCTGCGAGATGGGTATTGATGTAAAGCAGTACGCCCAGCGCGGCGAGCCCATCATTCGGGCCTCCTGCGTGGGCTGCGGGATGTGCTCCACAGTATGCCCCCGCGGCGTGCTCAACCTAGAAAACGGCCCGCGTGATGGCCGCTACCAAGGCTCCCAGCTGATTACGGCCGAAAGCCTGCGGATATTGAGCTAGTGGAAACGACTAGTTGGCAAGTACATTCACGCCACCAGGCTAAAGCTTGGTGGTACATTATAAAACAGTTTTTATGTCGTTTTCATCAGCCAGGCTGATTCTAAGCTCTATATGTTTATCTACTCTGGGTGCTTGTGCTGTTGGGCACACACCTAGCAGCAGTTTGCCGGGGAGCTATTCAGCCACCACGGGCCTCTCTACTAATGGCTTGCCGAATTGGGATCCCATACCGGGCCTCAACGATTGGGACGTCATCTATTTTCGGCAATCGGCTAACAGCTGCAAGGACACCTTTCTGCTCCCTCCGCTCAGCAAGTGGTCAGACCTGCGCTTGGGTCCTGGTATCGTTCCACTTAATAACTCTGGATTTGGCATCGATGAAGCAGAAATCTCCAATTTGGAATGGAAGTTTTTTCAGCAACAGACTACGCCCGATACAGG
Proteins encoded in this window:
- a CDS encoding APC family permease, producing the protein MSEKQGHFQRAITLFDAVMIVTGSMIGSGIFIVSAGIAKLVGSAGWLLVVWLITGFITLAGAVSYGELSSMFPKVGGQYVYLREAYNKLVAFLYGWTLFLVIQTGVIAAVAVAFARFTGVLLPWFSEKNVLFSVGSFEFSTVQLLAIALLVVLTYINSRGVRSGKLISNIFGSTKLVALGLLILGGLALGINQEAMSLNFQDMWQAASFDKLGQSTPLSTSALITAIGLAMTGSLFSSDAWNNIGFSGDEIVKPERTIVLSMALGTAIVTALYILINIVYLLVLPLKGDPEATTVMGRGIMYATNERVATAVAESILGQVGAYVMAILIMISTFSADNSILLSGARAYYAMAADGLFFPGMARLNKAGVPGVALWAQCAWASLLCLSGSYGDLLNYVMFSVILFYVITIIGIFVLRRTRPDAPRPYRAFGYPIIPLLYVILASAFCFILLTDPENSKFALRGLGLVAVGVPVYYLFGKRFAPRQPEKVA
- a CDS encoding carboxypeptidase-like regulatory domain-containing protein, giving the protein MNENTTTPVENEELTPELMQEEEENLSSGNRRLGIIVGTIVLVVGMGYALLPAKATEQIINVMPSMELGSATVTASRPTDEAPQAATVVAEEEVEEEKEAPKTAAELKVAAAAKAAAAREAAKRTVAPVAPEIATSEVEVEPVPAAVVAEPAAPTTVTISGRILNENGRPMAGATVLLKGSKKAVGTDANGNYTMEVPAGDNTLVYGYGGYQDQEMRARGAQPLNVTLIPDENAGKRRRR
- a CDS encoding NAD(P)/FAD-dependent oxidoreductase, with translation MHLVIIGNGITGVTCALTVRRLHPDARITLVSDESPYHISRPALMYTYMGHIRPQDLKPYGDWFWPENSLELVQATATHIEAEHHLVHLSTGAPLAYDKLLVATGSVSRFERWPGQELQGVQGLYGLQDLERMHRETHGVGQAVVVGGGLIGVELAEMLHSRGIAVTMLVRDTHYWGSVLPPEEAALVNRQLQAHHIHMHYSTELAEILGDSAGRVRAVRTTDGREIACQWVGLATGVTPNLSLAQASGLETARGILVNEHLQTNQPDVYAAGDCAQHRQTGLGQVPVEQLWYTGRQQGETVAYAICGQPQAYQRGVWFNSAKFFQLEYQTYGQVPARTPSGTHSFCWQHPNGQLLLRINFWADDNHAVTGMNTLGIRQRHDVWDQWLRQGTPVTQVLAELGAANFDPEFFQQHEAAIVGQFNEQFPQHPVALKRRKGLFSFGA
- a CDS encoding 4Fe-4S binding protein gives rise to the protein MLPSLSLPTPPLPTVSATEKLLLTIIGLGLLALLPATFAADAWLAQMSLYAAMTLVSMGTLLWAARKFAGKPAGVQQDNLWLRSSTSRGAVAWLTAVVLTGFYVLLYWFSSPDEQGNFGFLNSLVHSLDPLSQAIRQRPSDQWFLYGTFYTLAILLMGGRALWKYRHSPYQRIRTASVMFFQLGFAWLLPGVLLAFQRPEYYFSYFWPLKYDYLFPGTVGYLLKDGGPGLGVFMVFWGAVMSFVGTPILTYFFGKRWYCSWVCGCGGLAETAGDPYRHLSDKSREAWRWEVRIIYPILAFIVLVTVLLWLGVAGTLPAWFTTVQPSSITLFSNLSPVDALSKFYGFAIGAVFSGVVGVGFYPLMGSRVWCRFGCPMAAYLGILQKYLSRFRITTNGAQCISCGNCSNVCEMGIDVKQYAQRGEPIIRASCVGCGMCSTVCPRGVLNLENGPRDGRYQGSQLITAESLRILS